A genomic region of Pseudomonadota bacterium contains the following coding sequences:
- a CDS encoding DNA translocase FtsK 4TM domain-containing protein, with protein MAQEKKNKETPAFGQEIVAVFGIFIALFLLLSLLSLSTGKFTLTPDANSGNWCGIVGEFTASLLISFLGLSSFWFPFLLFIYAIQLFSPHSSLKRLPYIIAGCSGIVITSAGLWASIENDSISLFGRQYQVGGNLGDLLAVYSGKALGGPGSLLFFIAVFLISMMVAIRFSPYLCSLKISQIAERLRDRIRQRINQREALNASQPVSAVSPVDGRPVAEGKRQLVPRVHEPVKLLTDDEDDDFHPLPVTSGEYRLPGIGLLDKIEEQDFQLDKEYYYAVSKKLEEKLKDFGVEGSVSGISPGPVITTYEYSPAPGVKINRVVALADDLALGLKAESVRIVGSIPGKAALGIEIPNPVRRVVQIRDILGSENFQKATSKLTIGLGMDVVGNPVMANLAKMPHLLIAGATGAGKSVGINSIICSILFKASPEEVRLLMVDPKRIELSSYEDIPHLLHPVVVDPKLASRALQWAVREMERRYKLMEEKRVKSLAAYNEVSEEKLPLIVIIIDELADLMMVSSREVEDAVARLAQMARAAGMHLILATQRPSVDVLTGLIKANFPTRISYKVSSKIDSRTILDSSGAEHLLGAGDMLLLPPGSAKLQRIHGAYITEKEIERIVTFLKEQGVAQYDDSVLAISEEIDSADFSEDDYDEKYDEAVALVCETGQASISMLQRRMRVGYNRAARMVETMEKEGIVGPPDGSKPREVLARKSY; from the coding sequence ATGGCGCAAGAAAAAAAAAATAAGGAGACGCCGGCATTCGGCCAGGAGATTGTGGCGGTCTTCGGTATTTTTATAGCTTTATTTCTCCTCCTGAGCCTGCTCAGCCTTTCTACCGGAAAATTCACATTGACTCCGGACGCTAATTCCGGCAACTGGTGTGGAATTGTTGGTGAATTTACTGCCAGCCTTCTGATAAGTTTTCTGGGGTTGAGTTCCTTCTGGTTCCCCTTCCTTCTTTTCATTTACGCAATTCAGCTTTTTTCTCCCCATTCTTCACTGAAACGACTGCCTTATATAATTGCCGGATGCAGCGGCATTGTCATTACCAGTGCCGGGCTTTGGGCCAGCATCGAAAATGATTCCATATCCCTGTTCGGCAGGCAATATCAAGTTGGAGGTAATCTCGGCGATTTGTTAGCGGTTTATTCCGGCAAAGCCTTGGGTGGTCCCGGGTCGTTATTATTTTTCATTGCGGTTTTTCTTATTTCCATGATGGTTGCCATTCGGTTTTCTCCGTATCTATGCAGCTTGAAAATATCCCAGATCGCAGAACGGCTTCGAGACAGAATTCGCCAGAGAATTAATCAACGTGAAGCACTCAATGCCTCTCAGCCTGTATCCGCAGTGTCCCCGGTTGACGGGCGGCCAGTGGCGGAGGGAAAGAGACAACTGGTTCCCAGGGTGCACGAGCCGGTGAAACTGCTTACCGATGATGAGGATGATGATTTTCATCCGTTGCCTGTGACATCAGGTGAATACCGGCTACCGGGTATCGGTCTTCTGGATAAAATTGAGGAACAGGATTTCCAGCTGGACAAGGAATATTATTATGCGGTGAGTAAAAAGCTTGAGGAAAAACTGAAAGATTTCGGAGTGGAGGGTTCTGTCTCGGGCATTTCACCAGGGCCGGTGATTACCACATATGAATACTCCCCGGCTCCGGGGGTAAAGATTAATCGTGTTGTCGCCCTTGCAGATGATCTGGCTTTGGGCCTTAAAGCCGAGAGTGTTCGAATTGTCGGGTCCATCCCGGGGAAAGCAGCTCTTGGCATAGAGATTCCCAACCCGGTGCGCCGGGTGGTTCAGATCCGCGATATTTTGGGCAGTGAGAATTTCCAGAAAGCCACATCAAAATTGACTATCGGCCTGGGCATGGATGTCGTGGGAAATCCGGTCATGGCCAATCTTGCAAAGATGCCCCATCTTCTCATTGCCGGAGCCACCGGTGCTGGGAAAAGTGTCGGGATCAATTCGATAATCTGCAGTATTCTTTTCAAGGCGTCTCCGGAAGAGGTCAGATTGTTGATGGTTGATCCCAAGCGCATAGAGTTGTCTTCCTATGAAGATATTCCTCATCTGCTTCATCCGGTGGTGGTAGATCCCAAGCTTGCCAGCCGCGCCTTACAATGGGCGGTCCGGGAAATGGAGCGGCGCTATAAATTGATGGAAGAAAAGCGGGTTAAAAGTCTGGCGGCATATAATGAAGTGTCGGAAGAGAAATTACCTCTCATTGTTATCATTATTGATGAACTGGCTGATCTCATGATGGTTTCTTCCCGGGAAGTCGAAGACGCTGTTGCCCGTCTTGCGCAAATGGCCAGAGCCGCTGGCATGCATTTGATTCTTGCAACCCAGAGACCTTCGGTTGATGTTCTGACCGGCTTGATCAAGGCTAATTTCCCAACAAGAATTTCCTATAAGGTATCCTCAAAGATCGACTCCAGGACGATTCTTGATTCTAGTGGCGCCGAGCATCTTTTAGGCGCCGGAGACATGCTCCTGCTACCTCCTGGTTCAGCAAAACTTCAGCGTATTCATGGCGCTTATATTACCGAGAAAGAGATTGAGCGGATTGTCACCTTCCTCAAGGAGCAGGGCGTTGCCCAATATGATGATTCGGTTTTGGCCATCTCGGAAGAAATTGACAGTGCTGATTTTTCAGAAGACGATTATGATGAAAAATATGATGAAGCAGTCGCCCTTGTCTGTGAAACAGGGCAGGCATCAATTTCCATGTTGCAGCGCCGGATGAGAGTTGGTTATAACCGGGCCGCACGCATGGTTGAAACCATGGAAAAAGAAGGAATCGTCGGCCCTCCTGACGGATCAAAGCCCAGGGAGGTACTGGCAAGGAAATCGTATTGA
- the nusB gene encoding transcription antitermination factor NusB, with amino-acid sequence MGLRRRAREMALQVLYQSELTDVVATDVFEQFCDNFEFNKKAIPYGRQLVYGVTQHLEDVNGLIKKHAVNWRIERMSMIDKCILRIAVFEMIHLEQVPESVAINEALEIARRYSTDEAVPFINGILDAIHLSLKKTKD; translated from the coding sequence ATGGGACTGAGACGAAGGGCCAGAGAAATGGCCCTGCAGGTCCTTTATCAGAGTGAACTCACTGACGTTGTTGCGACTGACGTTTTTGAGCAGTTCTGCGATAATTTTGAATTCAACAAAAAGGCCATTCCATACGGGCGGCAGCTTGTTTACGGCGTCACTCAGCACCTTGAGGATGTCAATGGCCTGATAAAGAAACATGCTGTGAACTGGCGGATTGAGCGCATGTCAATGATTGACAAATGTATTCTGCGCATTGCCGTTTTTGAGATGATTCACCTGGAACAGGTTCCTGAGTCCGTGGCGATCAATGAAGCCTTGGAAATTGCCAGACGTTACAGCACCGACGAAGCAGTCCCTTTTATCAACGGCATACTGGACGCAATTCATTTGTCGCTTAAAAAGACAAAGGATTAG
- the ribE gene encoding 6,7-dimethyl-8-ribityllumazine synthase, which translates to MAKNIEGKLRADGKKFGIVLSRFNSFISERLLEGALDTLIRFGASDDAIAIVRVPGAYEIPLIAQKMAKSGKYDAVICLGAVIRGATPHFDFVANEAAKGIAQVGMETEVPVIFGVLTTDTIEQAIERAGSKAGNKGSDCASAAIEMVNLLEQL; encoded by the coding sequence ATGGCTAAAAATATTGAAGGAAAACTGCGGGCGGACGGTAAGAAATTCGGAATAGTGCTTTCCCGCTTCAACTCATTTATTTCCGAAAGACTCCTTGAGGGTGCCCTTGACACGCTTATCAGGTTCGGTGCTTCTGATGATGCAATTGCAATCGTTCGAGTGCCCGGGGCCTACGAAATTCCCCTTATTGCCCAGAAAATGGCAAAATCCGGCAAGTATGATGCGGTTATTTGTCTCGGCGCAGTTATCCGCGGCGCAACACCGCATTTTGACTTTGTTGCCAATGAGGCGGCAAAAGGGATTGCCCAGGTCGGCATGGAAACTGAAGTGCCGGTTATTTTCGGTGTCCTGACAACCGATACCATCGAGCAGGCTATTGAGAGGGCAGGGTCTAAAGCAGGCAATAAGGGTTCTGATTGCGCCTCTGCAGCCATTGAAATGGTTAACCTGCTTGAGCAGCTTTAA
- a CDS encoding bifunctional 3,4-dihydroxy-2-butanone-4-phosphate synthase/GTP cyclohydrolase II, giving the protein MAVNTIEEVIEDIRAGKMIILVDDEDRENEGDLCMAAQMVTPAAINFMATHGRGLICLTMTPEQIEKLQLPMMVRNNKSPFETAFTVSIEARTGVTTGISAADRARTIQVAVAPDVKAEDIVSPGHIFPLRARQGGVLVRTGQTEGSVDLARLAGLRTAGVICEIMKEDGTMARMPDLEIFAREHDLKIATIADLVAYRLQKDLLVHRAAETILPTRYGGEFKAIVYTNDVDDYEHLALIKGDITPDQEVMVRVHSECLTGDVFGSLRCDCGSQLHAAMRMVGEAGCGVILYMHQEGRGIGLVNKLKAYALQDQGMDTVEANLSLGFKADLRDYGIGAQILRDLGVGKMKLMTNNPKKIVGLEGYGLEVSSRISIEMEPVPENLNYLKCKKDKMGHMLDLIPASKG; this is encoded by the coding sequence ATGGCAGTAAATACGATTGAGGAAGTAATAGAGGATATTCGCGCCGGCAAGATGATCATTCTTGTGGATGATGAAGACCGGGAAAATGAGGGTGATCTTTGCATGGCGGCGCAGATGGTAACCCCTGCCGCGATTAATTTCATGGCCACCCACGGCAGGGGGTTGATTTGTCTTACCATGACTCCTGAACAGATAGAAAAACTGCAATTGCCGATGATGGTAAGGAACAATAAGTCGCCTTTTGAGACCGCCTTCACCGTAAGCATTGAGGCCAGAACCGGTGTGACCACCGGTATTTCCGCCGCAGACCGGGCCAGGACCATCCAGGTTGCGGTTGCCCCTGACGTGAAAGCAGAAGACATTGTCAGCCCCGGGCATATTTTCCCATTACGGGCACGGCAGGGAGGTGTTCTGGTCAGAACCGGACAAACTGAAGGTTCCGTCGATCTGGCCAGGCTTGCCGGTTTGCGGACCGCTGGAGTTATCTGTGAAATCATGAAAGAAGACGGCACAATGGCACGGATGCCGGACCTTGAGATTTTTGCCAGGGAACATGATCTCAAGATTGCAACCATTGCCGATCTTGTTGCCTATCGTCTCCAGAAAGATCTTCTGGTTCACCGGGCGGCAGAGACCATACTGCCTACCCGTTACGGCGGCGAATTCAAGGCCATCGTCTATACAAACGACGTTGATGACTACGAGCATCTTGCGTTGATAAAAGGTGACATAACTCCTGATCAGGAGGTCATGGTTCGCGTTCATTCCGAGTGTCTCACCGGCGATGTCTTCGGCTCGCTGCGCTGTGATTGCGGCAGTCAGCTGCATGCGGCGATGCGGATGGTGGGTGAGGCCGGTTGCGGCGTCATCCTTTACATGCATCAGGAAGGCAGAGGGATCGGACTGGTCAACAAGCTGAAGGCATATGCTTTGCAGGACCAGGGGATGGATACGGTGGAGGCCAATCTTTCGCTGGGTTTCAAGGCAGACCTCAGGGATTATGGAATCGGCGCTCAGATATTGAGAGATCTCGGAGTCGGCAAGATGAAACTGATGACCAATAATCCGAAGAAAATCGTCGGTCTCGAAGGCTATGGACTTGAAGTAAGCAGTCGAATCTCCATTGAAATGGAGCCGGTGCCAGAGAACCTCAATTATCTGAAATGTAAAAAAGATAAAATGGGGCATATGCTTGATTTAATCCCCGCTAGCAAGGGATAA
- a CDS encoding riboflavin synthase, with amino-acid sequence MFTGIIMGKGRLIEKRPSGGGMIFGLNADFDLNDPQEGESIAVNGVCLTAKQISGRIFTVDVSPESLSRTNLGELATGSVVNLERALRLSDRLGGHLVSGHVDAVTTILTRKPQGDFVRFTFAVPHGLGKYIIEKGSITIDGISLTVNHCDDASFSVAIIPHTLEITTLGQRKQGDTVNIEVDLIGKYVEKLLSVQDANGSETGSESRINPAFLAEHGFLK; translated from the coding sequence ATGTTTACAGGCATAATAATGGGAAAAGGCAGGTTAATCGAAAAACGTCCGTCCGGCGGCGGCATGATTTTCGGACTTAATGCCGACTTTGATCTGAATGATCCCCAGGAGGGTGAGAGCATAGCGGTAAACGGAGTTTGTCTGACTGCCAAGCAGATTTCAGGCCGTATTTTTACCGTGGATGTCTCCCCGGAAAGCCTTTCAAGGACCAACCTCGGTGAGCTGGCCACTGGAAGTGTTGTCAATCTCGAAAGAGCGCTGCGCTTGAGTGATCGTTTGGGCGGGCATCTGGTAAGCGGTCATGTGGATGCTGTAACCACGATACTTACCCGTAAACCTCAGGGGGATTTTGTCCGGTTTACCTTCGCCGTTCCCCACGGATTAGGGAAATATATCATTGAAAAAGGCTCGATAACCATCGACGGTATCAGTCTCACGGTAAATCATTGTGATGATGCTTCCTTTTCTGTGGCGATAATCCCCCATACCCTGGAAATTACCACATTGGGGCAAAGGAAGCAGGGTGATACGGTAAATATTGAAGTTGATCTGATTGGTAAATACGTTGAGAAGCTGCTTTCAGTTCAGGATGCAAACGGTTCAGAAACCGGCTCGGAATCAAGGATCAATCCTGCTTTTCTCGCAGAGCACGGGTTTTTAAAATAA
- the ribD gene encoding bifunctional diaminohydroxyphosphoribosylaminopyrimidine deaminase/5-amino-6-(5-phosphoribosylamino)uracil reductase RibD: MKLALREAAKGIGKTSPNPCVGAVVVRGGKVVGKGYHRKAGTPHAEVNALRAAGELARGATIYVTLEPCNHTGRTPPCTKAILESGIKRVVVGMPDPNPQVKGGGCDFLTKKGLSVTSGVLEEECRAINRPFIKHIQTGLPWVILKAGCSLDGRIAVANGQSGWITNDQSRAEVHRVRNRVDAILIGVGTVLADDPSLTARLPNRRGKDPLRVILDTQLRMPPQAKMLKQRSAAATWIFCGKQYDKARRNMLEDAGAIVRPVRVTNGRLDLTAVLEILGSQQLTSVLVEGGSKVHGSFLRADLIDQALIFLAPILIGSDGIPLIDTMGLQSVQNARRFKTIRTRRFGDDIMIDALVNQDFC; encoded by the coding sequence ATGAAGCTGGCCTTGCGTGAGGCCGCTAAAGGGATTGGCAAAACTTCTCCCAATCCATGTGTCGGGGCTGTAGTGGTTCGTGGCGGCAAGGTAGTTGGCAAAGGGTATCACCGGAAAGCCGGAACCCCGCATGCTGAAGTCAACGCCCTGCGAGCTGCGGGAGAACTTGCCCGTGGCGCGACAATTTATGTAACACTTGAGCCCTGTAATCACACCGGCCGGACACCGCCGTGCACCAAGGCTATACTTGAAAGCGGTATTAAAAGAGTGGTGGTGGGAATGCCAGACCCCAACCCGCAGGTTAAAGGCGGCGGGTGTGATTTTCTTACAAAAAAAGGGTTGTCTGTAACCAGCGGTGTCCTGGAAGAGGAATGCCGGGCGATAAACCGGCCGTTTATTAAACATATCCAGACAGGCCTCCCTTGGGTAATTTTGAAGGCTGGTTGCAGTCTTGACGGCCGGATTGCTGTTGCGAACGGCCAGAGCGGCTGGATTACCAATGACCAGTCACGGGCCGAGGTTCACAGGGTGCGGAACCGGGTTGATGCCATCCTCATCGGTGTGGGGACGGTCTTGGCTGATGATCCGTCTTTAACCGCCCGCTTGCCGAATCGTCGTGGCAAAGATCCCTTGCGGGTGATATTGGATACGCAGTTGAGAATGCCGCCACAGGCGAAAATGCTTAAACAGAGGTCAGCTGCGGCCACCTGGATTTTTTGCGGTAAACAGTATGATAAGGCCCGGCGCAATATGCTGGAAGACGCCGGGGCTATTGTCAGGCCGGTGCGGGTCACTAATGGTCGGCTTGATTTAACAGCGGTGTTGGAAATACTTGGCAGCCAGCAGCTGACATCCGTTCTGGTTGAGGGCGGCAGTAAAGTGCACGGATCATTTTTGCGGGCTGATCTTATTGATCAAGCCTTGATTTTTCTGGCGCCCATACTTATTGGTTCTGATGGTATTCCTTTGATTGATACAATGGGCCTTCAGTCTGTTCAAAACGCAAGACGTTTTAAAACGATTCGCACCAGGCGTTTCGGTGATGACATCATGATCGACGCGCTTGTTAATCAGGATTTCTGTTGA
- the nrdR gene encoding transcriptional regulator NrdR, giving the protein MKCPYCGHLENRVIDSRLNKEYTITRRRRSCDSCGRRFTTYERLEVTMPMLVKKDGRREAWDRHKVVEGLKKACEKRPVSMAQIDDFVDAMERELQDMGEREIPIKLVGERVMDGLRQIDGVAYVRFASVYRQFKDLNEFMDELKDMLGGPVQDLKI; this is encoded by the coding sequence ATGAAATGTCCTTATTGTGGTCACCTGGAAAACAGAGTCATCGATTCCCGTCTTAACAAGGAATACACCATCACCCGCCGCAGGCGTTCATGTGATTCGTGTGGTCGCCGGTTCACAACTTATGAAAGGTTGGAGGTGACCATGCCGATGCTGGTGAAAAAGGATGGCCGCCGTGAAGCCTGGGATCGGCACAAGGTTGTCGAGGGGCTGAAGAAGGCATGCGAAAAACGACCAGTGAGCATGGCCCAGATCGATGATTTTGTCGATGCAATGGAAAGAGAGCTTCAGGATATGGGGGAAAGAGAGATTCCCATTAAACTTGTCGGTGAAAGGGTCATGGACGGGCTTCGCCAGATCGACGGTGTCGCCTATGTCCGGTTTGCCTCGGTTTACAGACAGTTTAAGGATCTGAATGAATTCATGGATGAACTTAAGGATATGCTCGGCGGACCGGTGCAGGATCTGAAGATTTGA
- a CDS encoding cytidine/deoxycytidylate deaminase family protein, giving the protein MTDRPSWDEYFMGITELVAQRATCTRRRVGAILVRDRRIISTGYNGAPTSIRHCGEVGCIREVQGIPSGERHELCRGLHAEQNAIIQAALHGVSVEGASLYCTNMPCSICSKMLINARILDVFYKEGYADSLSSSLMSEAGMSFTQIG; this is encoded by the coding sequence ATGACTGACCGTCCATCATGGGACGAATACTTTATGGGGATTACTGAACTGGTTGCGCAAAGGGCAACCTGCACCAGGCGTCGTGTCGGCGCAATCCTCGTGCGCGATCGCAGGATTATCTCAACCGGATACAATGGCGCTCCTACGAGTATCCGTCACTGTGGGGAAGTGGGATGCATCCGTGAAGTACAGGGGATTCCTTCCGGGGAGAGGCATGAATTGTGCCGCGGCCTTCATGCTGAACAGAATGCAATAATTCAGGCTGCCCTTCATGGTGTCAGCGTCGAGGGAGCGTCCCTTTATTGCACCAACATGCCCTGTTCAATCTGCAGCAAGATGCTCATCAACGCCCGAATTCTTGATGTTTTTTATAAAGAAGGGTATGCTGATTCTCTTTCATCTTCGTTGATGTCCGAGGCAGGAATGTCGTTTACGCAGATCGGCTGA